The genomic DNA ATTTTAAACCAATACTTTAAACAATCAATTAGCAATCAATAACTGAATTGACGAATGCAACATTTATTTATAATGACACCATCTGAGTAAGCGCCCTGAAGCTGCAACAACTATATCACCCCGCAGTCGCACCTTTATCTTTTGCCAAAGTACAGCAATATCTCAACTGCGAATGCCCAAGTATCCAAGCCTTAGCAAGAATTAGAAACATCACAATGCCCCCGCCAGATGCTGATCTCCACCCCGAAGCGTCAGGGACAGCCAAAGCCCTGGTTGAGAAACACAGCGCGGAGCAACCATTGAAGCTATATGCGGGATGGTTCTGTCCATTTGGTACGTATATATATCTCGTTTCACTTTGTCCATCACAGCAGTGGCTGATCATAGCAGTCCAACGCGCCTGGCTCGCCCTCGAGGAGAAGCAAATCCCTTATCAATACATTGAAGTCAACCCATACCACAAACCACAGTCCCTCCTCTCGTTGAATCCGCGTGGTCTCGTACCGACACTCTCTGTTCCCCATAATGGCGCATCAAAGCCGCTTTACGAGTCTCCTGTCATTCTCGAATACCTTGAAGAAGCGTATCCAGAGCACAACCCGCGTCTCCTCCCCGAGGGTCCGTACGAAAGGGCTCGCGTGCGGATTTGGGTTGACTATGTGACTTCACGAATCATCCCAGCATTCCACCGCTTTCTCCAGTTCCAGGAGGGTCAGAGCACAAGCAGCATAGACACCCTGCGCAGCGAATTCCTAAACCACATTAAAGAATGGACAAAAGAGGCCCATCCTGACGGCCCATTCTTCCTAGGAAAAGACATCAGTGTCCCTGATCTAGTTTTAGCACCATGGGCAATTCGGCTGTGGATCTTCGACGAGTTCAAGGACGGAGGATTAGGTCTCCCCGCTGAAGGACAAGGGGGTGAGGATGAGGGTGTTTGGAGTCGGTGGAGGAAGTGGTTGGCGGCTGTTGAGGCAAGACCCAGTATTCAGCAGACGACGAGTGAGAAAGAGTTTTATATTCCAATTTATAAGCGGTATGCGGATAATACGGCGGAGAGTGAGTTGGCTAAGGCTACTAGGGCTGGGAGGGGGGTTCCGTGACTGCACGAGCACTGGAGCAGCCGTCCTTGCCTTGTGTCAACTGTTAACCTTCTGTCATTGAGAAATATAGTATGTGTCCATTGAATTCTTATCCACATTCAATCCATTCAAGAAGCAGCAAGTTGTCACACGCCCATAGTGATCCTCTTGTATATGAAGAACGACTATGCTAGATCCTCAAATACGCACGCTCAAACTGCCGCTAATCGGGTAATGCGCCATCTGCAACATCAGGGAAGCCAGTCATCGTCTTCTCGTAGCGCCTCAAAGCGATTATCGTCCGGCAGTGTCTTCGTAGATCGCAGGGCGAAACGAGTCGGATCCAGGACAATGGAAAGAAATAGCATCAAGTTAACAAAAGTTGAATAGGTTCTGGTTATGTTATCGTATCAATAACTCTtgatgatcccggtcacgCCGATGATGGCCAACACTAATTCCAGAACTTCCAGCCAGATAGGCACGCGGAAGTTGTAGTAGACAGCCATGGTTGCGGACGCGGAAACGAGCGCTGCAAGTGGGATTCAGTGTCTGTAAGAGCAGATTGAGTCGGGTAGGTGCAGAATTATTTACGGA from Aspergillus chevalieri M1 DNA, chromosome 1, nearly complete sequence includes the following:
- a CDS encoding uncharacterized protein (COG:O;~EggNog:ENOG410PKP1;~InterPro:IPR005442,IPR036249,IPR040079,IPR036282, IPR010987,IPR004045;~PFAM:PF13409,PF13417,PF02798;~go_component: GO:0005737 - cytoplasm [Evidence IEA];~go_function: GO:0004364 - glutathione transferase activity [Evidence IEA];~go_function: GO:0005515 - protein binding [Evidence IEA];~go_process: GO:0006749 - glutathione metabolic process [Evidence IEA]), which produces MPPPDADLHPEASGTAKALVEKHSAEQPLKLYAGWFCPFVQRAWLALEEKQIPYQYIEVNPYHKPQSLLSLNPRGLVPTLSVPHNGASKPLYESPVILEYLEEAYPEHNPRLLPEGPYERARVRIWVDYVTSRIIPAFHRFLQFQEGQSTSSIDTLRSEFLNHIKEWTKEAHPDGPFFLGKDISVPDLVLAPWAIRLWIFDEFKDGGLGLPAEGQGGEDEGVWSRWRKWLAAVEARPSIQQTTSEKEFYIPIYKRYADNTAESELAKATRAGRGVP